In the Setaria italica strain Yugu1 chromosome VI, Setaria_italica_v2.0, whole genome shotgun sequence genome, one interval contains:
- the LOC111257594 gene encoding uncharacterized protein LOC111257594 translates to MLIDLVSLDSLNVARSIQGARSIATDHVSAAEESNPSWMLLEVCAYIDKVENATTAISKTSDNKHIQVTFCPRPPPSLSRCCIHSPDSAYMHRNPHIVAVEDDLALIRVDSSDCSLVQDYYVYQASDKSGKPSLTLLPPTPQYRCFLPKDIGMLRRPGKEYIVAGFRCLPLAYPCGGLTLCVYDSKRADWKLYALSLSLQGRQEYGDKSFLHKNCKVVTIGGDAAGTMAFVDLWRGMLFCDVLRLEHEAARQAQGEAIPVLGYVSLPDELRRTAKRGDARLYRDIAFLDGHLKCVDLLSRSLWIRPATISGVWSQQYKFRSFKEIEVNNPGTNLFPGQRGVYRESFRHLLVYQPVVGLQDDDAARILYFTVKVDQTDAEASVLGVDMESKKILGVAPFFSRYEVINFNYVHTRISRHFPISRCCSAGCRCCSAGCRCTGDSVVQAR, encoded by the exons ATGCTGATCGATCTCGTGAGCCTCGACTCCCTGAACGTGGCCCGATCCATCCAGGGGGCGAGATCCATCGCGACCGATCATGTGAGCGCCGCCGAAGAGAGCAACCCCTCCTGGATGCTCCTCGAGGTGTGTGCCTACATTGACAAGGTCGAAAACGCCACCACGGCCATCTCCAAAACATCCGATAACAAGCACATCCAGGTCACCTTctgcccccggcccccgccgtcCCTCTCCCGCTGCTGCATCCATAGCCCAGATAGCGCCTACATGCACCGGAATCCCCATatcgtcgccgtcgaggacgacctCGCCCTCATCCGCGTCGACTCCAGCGACTGTTCCTTGGTTCAGGACTACTACGTCTACCAGGCCAGCGACAAGTCAGGGAAGCCGTCCCTCACGCTCCTGCCGCCGACCCCCCAGTACCGCTGCTTCCTACCCAAGGATATCGGCATGCTTCGTCGCCCCGGCAAAGAATACATCGTCGCCGGATTCAGGTGCTTACCCTTAGCTTATCCCTGTGGAGGGTTAACCTTGTGCGTCTACGACTCGAAGCGGGCAGATTGGAAGCTCTATGCTCTGTCGCTGAGCCTGCAGGGCCGGCAGGAATATGGAGACAAGTCTTTTCTCCATAAAAACTGCAAGGTGGTGACAATTGGAGGAGATGCTGCTGGTACCATGGCCTTCGTCGACCTCTGGCGTGGCATGCTCTTTTGTGATGTGCTTCGGCTGGAACACGAAGCTGCACGTCAAGCGCAAGGCGAAGCCATCCCCGTGCTTGGGTATGTCTCACTGCCTGATGAACTGAGAAGAACCGCCAAGAGGGGTGATGCCCGCCTTTATCGTGACATTGCTTTCCTTGATGGCCATCTCAAATGCGTGGACCTGTTAAGTCGCTCCCTGTGGATCAGGCCGGCTACTATCAGTGGTGTTTGGAGTCAGCAGTACAAGTTCAGAAGTTTCAAGGAAATTGAGGTCAACAACCCAGGCACTAATCTCTTCCCAGGCCAAAGAGGCGTATATCGCGAATCCTTCAGGCACCTCCTCGTGTACCAACCTGTCGTCGGCCTGCAAGACGATGATGCTGCTCGCATACTTTACTTCACGGTCAAGGTGGACCAAACGGATGCTGAAGCGTCGGTGCTTGGAGTGGACATGGAAAGCAAGAAGATACTGGGGGTGGCACCTTTCTTTTCGAGATATGAGGTCATCAACTTCAACTATGTGCACACTAGGATATCTAGGCATTTTCCAATTTCCAG GTGCTGTTCTGCTGGGTGCAGGTGCTGTTCTGCTGGGTGCAGGTGCACAGGTGACTCGGTTGTTCAAGCAAGATGA
- the LOC101760734 gene encoding pectinesterase inhibitor 28-like: MAAFMATTTNKVVLLLLAALLPLATLASRSDPAVHHGHAGHGPKHHHSPSSSPPAAPSPTPAAPAPAASGAAAAAALVRATCNSTTYYELCVSALGADPSSATADVRGLSSIAVSAAATNASGGADTAAALANGTSAPAASSNNAQAAPAAGGGDATVQALLRTCAAKYGSARDALSAARESIAAQDYDFASVHVSAAAEYPQVCKALFRRQRPGQYPAELAAREEALGKLCAVASDIIALVSNSSS; encoded by the coding sequence ATGGCGGCGTTCATGGCAACCACCACCAACAAGGTGGTGCTCCTCCTGCTGGCGGCGCTCCTCCCTCTCGCCACCCTCGCCTCCCGCTCCGACCCGGCCGTGCACCACGGCCACGCCGGCCACGGCCCCAAGCATCACcactcgccgtcgtcgtcgccgccagcAGCTCCGTCTCCTACACCGGCGGCGCCCGCCCCCGCAGcatccggcgccgccgctgccgccgctttGGTGCGCGCCACCTGCAACTCGACGACCTACTACGAGCTCTGCGTGTCCGCGCTGGGCGCCGACCCGTCCAGCGCCACGGCGGACGTGCGCGGGCTCTCCTCGATCGCCGtctcggccgccgccaccaacgcCTCGGGCGGCGCCGACACGGCCGCGGCGCTGGCCAACGGCACCTCCGCCCCCGCGGCGTCGTCGAACAACGCGCAGGcggccccggcggccggcggcggcgacgccaccGTGCAGGCGCTGctccgcacctgcgccgccaaGTACGGCAGCGCCCGCGACGCGCTGAGCGCTGCCAGGGAGTCCATCGCGGCGCAGGACTACGACTTCGCGTCCGTGCAcgtcagcgccgccgccgagtacCCGCAGGTGTGCAAGGCGCTGTTCCGGCGGCAGAGGCCAGGGCAGTACCcggcggagctggcggcgagggaggaggcgCTCGGCAAGCTCTGCGCCGTCGCCAGCGACATCATCGCCCTCGTCTCCAACAGCAGCAGCTAG